TAGCAACTAATTTCTACTTGATTATggactaattaaaattaaggataatgtacaaaagttatatattaaggTTATGATCCACAGACATACATAACTTTTCTAACATCCCATCTTCAGAATCACaagattaataaattttactatatcaataaattcaaatatactttcgcatctaatttttattaatgaacaCCCATATATCCATCGAGAAAGAGCCAAAATTTGACATGGTCAACTTTTTTTGATATTTGGAATCACATGCTAGCTAGCTTCTTCCTATTATTTAAACTATACAAAACTTGATTAATTTTGGATCGAATTTCCCACAACCAACCGACCCTTTGCACCTCCAATGTGTGCCCGTGAtccacatataaatatacatacatattaattaattatgtataGTAATGCCAATTTGCCAACTCTTATATGTCACGAGAGCCTTATAGCATCTTCTACTAATTCATCAATCCCATATATACTATATCTGCATAGAATTTCATCACCAAATACCAAGCTGTCCTTTTAGAAAATGGTGCAGTGGTTTGTGGTTTGATTCCAAGTTAACTTGAGTTTAGTAAATGCGGATTTAGATATTTGTCGaggattttaattattatttatcatgATTTAAATCCATATTATTTTTGCGGATAATAGatatttaaatctattttctttttttaatttttttttaaaaaaatttgtaccTACTAAAGTATAttcaaaaactaatttaatataaataataaatatattcaagttttaaaataaacatgagAATTCGAATTACAAATATCCAACCCACTTTCATCCAAGTCCTAGCTTTCTATATAAAGGCCTAACTCTCTTTCTCTATCAAAGCCATTCCAAGCAAATTACAAGTGTTGTTTAAGCTCAAAAAGAAATGGAGGGATACGCTAAGCTTATGATCGTGACAATGGTGGTAGCTGGTTTAGCCCTTGGGTCCGGACCCATGGTGGCAAATGGTCAGAAAGTTTGTGGCATGAACAAAGAAGGTTTCAAGGCATGCCAGCCGAGCGTGACTGCCGGGAACCCCAGCCCTCCGCCGCCATCGGCCGCATGTTGCATGGCTTTAAACGAAGCCGACCTCACATGCCTTTGTTTCTTCAAGAATTCCAAGTTGATGAATGATTATGGAATCGATTTCAATCGAGCTAAGGACCTGCCCGTGCAATGCAATTTGACCAAATCTTTCAATTGCTAGATGtgggattaaaatgaaaaacccACTAATTTCCTTGCGTTGAATGATTAActaattatttcttttgttttgttgttgttattgtttgtgttttgcaatttgtttttgtgtgtgttggtgttttgtattttgttgtttgtttttattccaattttgcaATAATCATATGTAAGTTTTTGTAGTTTAATTCGAACAATTTTAATCTCAGTCCTTCTTGAATTGGCCGATTTTAgttttttcgaatttttaaaTTCCACTCTTGAACCGAATTTTAGT
The nucleotide sequence above comes from Gossypium raimondii isolate GPD5lz chromosome 13, ASM2569854v1, whole genome shotgun sequence. Encoded proteins:
- the LOC105781795 gene encoding putative lipid-transfer protein DIR1: MEGYAKLMIVTMVVAGLALGSGPMVANGQKVCGMNKEGFKACQPSVTAGNPSPPPPSAACCMALNEADLTCLCFFKNSKLMNDYGIDFNRAKDLPVQCNLTKSFNC